The genomic window CCGGCGACGGCGCCGACGTCGACGGTGGTCCATTCGCTGTCGttgttgtcgtcgtcgtcgtcattatACCCGGCGTAGCCGAGGTAACGTTCACGGCGCCCTGATTCTGCGATGCCATTACGCTCTACCGTAGATGTCGTCGGTTACCTAATATTTTACctatcgacgacgacgacgatgagcGACAGTAACCGTCGGTCTTTCCCGACTCCGACGCGGCTCGTAGAGCGCGGACCTCGCGAAActcactcgctcgctcgttctcgCGCGAGCTTTCGCCCCAAGCTGCTCTACGTCGACTTCCTCACTCCTCGGTCCGGAGATTCGCCACAGCCGTCACGGAACACGCGAGCACCCCCGGCGGACAGCCAGCGGTCCAGGACGCTCGCCACATCGCCGAAACGGGACTGACGGCCGCGCGTGCCTCTCTttcccgtcgtcgtcgtcgttgtcgttctCCTCGCCTTCCCCGTCCTTTTCCCTCCTCGTTGTTCCTCTCCTCGGCACCCGGGTCGTCCAGTCAGCGTTTCACGCCGACGAAAGCGTATTAATGCGGCGGCATTCGGCACGACGAGCCTGCGTTACGCTACGCTCGTCTCCCTTGACAAATCAAGCGCACAAAGCCAGTTCCACTGCACGACCGAGCGAGAACTCGAATACTCTCGTGAAAGGTGCTCCGAATCGGAGCCTCCGATCCAATCGACTTCAGCTCCTCCACCCGATCTCAACGAATTCTCTAGCCAATAGCCAATCAGCTGTTCGAAAGATACGTTGGCTGGCACGGTTGGCAGTGCGGTGCCTCGGGTTTCGCCGGCACGAGGCGGCAGAAAAACGGCTGTTCATCTCGCTCTTGTGACGTCGATGGTAAAGGTGAGGGTGGATCGTCTAAATCGTCGCATGCATATGGTGCCGTGCGTGTTTGTTATTGCGGGTGTTATGCGGACACTGCTGTGGCTTCTGGCCTCGGCGTAGTCTACCATTTTTCCCGTCTCTCCTCGCGGTGTGCAAGATGGGCAACCAGGTGGCACGTGTCGGGAACGCGTCGCAGAGGAAAGTGGAGTCCGCGGTTGCGACGGGTGCCGGTAACGCGAACCATGGCACGAATGCCACCATCGCCTCCAAGAACGAGCCGGACCACAACTCCCACACGCAGTTCTTTCCGATCGAAAGCCTGGCCAAGGTTCGTTGTTTTTATATcacttgtaaaataaatgcacgcgtaattttttatcaacgaAAAGTGCAGAAATTCCATTGTTCAGAGTGCTCCTTTTTTGATGCACCGAGAATTCTctgctttataattaaagcagaaaataattattataaatttgtaaaattctaaTCTTCTTGGCCTTTCTGTACGAAGTAACGAAGTATGTACGATGTATTTaacggtttttttttgtacacgTAAATGTATAGTAATAATTTAGCttcttcgaaataatttttaattaacggcgTCTTTACTGATACActtatgtacatttttttagaCCTTATCGCATCATGCGTACCAAGAGGAACACGTTAATGGCATTACTAAGTCTGTATTCAAGAAGTACTTATTCCCGACTCATCCCGAACTTAGCGAGaaactttttacttatttacaTCATAATGCTGAAGCCACGGCTGCATACATAAGCACCACAGCGTTTAAGCAGCAGGCTGAAAAGTTTTTGTCGGTGTTAAACGACCAGGCTATATTggagaattatataaaaatgtactctaatataaaaaatggtGGCAACGTTACTCCCGATACGCTACGAGAGTTATTGATGTGCTGCTACCAACTAGCAATGGAAAACAATAGCACCAATTTGTGCCTTCATTCACAACAGATAATAAATGCAGTTGTTGTTTCATGTGTTAGTAAAATTGTTCATGTAATGTAATACAGAGTGTtctatcgtaaaaaaaaaaaaaaaaaaaaaaccacttTGTGATTACtctttgaataaataattttaataatttatgtataattaaataatatcaatattttaaattttgtaatattttacagttTCACGGCAAGGCTAGCTTGTCTACGAGTTACGTGAGCAATTGGATTGGGCAGCATTGCCCGCGTTTGGTGCATGGCCTACAGCGATATGTGGTGCACGTATTAACAACTGCTTATCGCAACGGTAAAGCACTTTTGTCAAAGGAACAACCGCAACTTCCTATAGATGTACTTACTCCCGTGCTAGAAAAGTCCGATCAAGAATTCCCTCAAGCAGACTTATTGCCAATAAGCTACGTCTGGCTATTGTCGTGCACCCTACCGCAGTGTTATCTTCAGGTATGTGtcataaagtaaataatataactatACTAATGTGTTCTGCTTGAAAAGCATTCTGTATAAACTATGCTCCGATAAGCTTAGTATTGTATATATAACTAGATCTACGTATCTATGTGCGTGGTGTATATGTGTAGACCAACGATTCACCGAAGGACATAACGCACGCTTTGATAGCCAGAAGAACAGGGAGTATTTGTCCAAGGCATTGGACGTTACTGTACAATAGCGGAGAGCACGGGACCGGGGCTAATCGCTTCCTTCACCATGTATTAGGTTACAGAGGTCCCACTCTGCTTATTATAAGAGCTGCTAGCGCAGAGAGGGACGAGGAATGTCCAACGTATTGCGTATGTTCGGCCATCGAGTGGCGAGAAAGTCATCTCTATTGGGGCGACGAAGACTCGATGGGTGTTCAACTGATTCCGTCCTACAAAATCATGGAAAAAGGTCCGAAAATACTGTATCTGAATACGAATATCAGGGGCTATCCGCACGGCCTGCGGCTTGGTAGCGATCCACGCTCGCCGCTTATCAGTATCGACGAATCATTCCATTCCGTATCTATCGCCGGCGCGCCTTATCGCATTGCCAGCCTAGAAGTTTGGGGCTGTGGCGATACGAAGCTGAggtaatgtattttaaaaactgtGACGTAAAACTGCTTGCTAACGAAATGTGATAGCGagataatattacatttgcaGAGAAAAACAATTAGAGATCAAGAAGTGGCAAGTGAAAGAAGCAGAAAAGCAAAGAGTCGTCAAGTTGAGCTCGAGCGATTGGTTGGATCATCCCGACCGTTACTTATTGGAACTGGCTGGTAGAGCATCTTATAATGAATCTAACAGCTAGAGTTGGGAAAGATTACCGAGCGTGCTTAAACAACTGCtcattactattttattttgtatatatgtatataacatcAAAGTTATCACCAAAATTTCTGTACTTATATGGTGTACGAAGAACGTGCGCATAAAATGTGATCGTGACTTACGTGAAATACAGGGACTGTTTGTaatagtttatttatttttcttttttcaatacttCCTCataaaatgatattatttttgtgaatgaaaatgatattatcttttacaagtatcatttttatttaataaatctatgcaaacttatttttaattgtcaatACCATTAATCAGGCTCTTCCAATTAAAATCTTCCTCGCCGTCGTGCAgatttatcacatttttttcatcaatgacatcaaacaaatttttaaatggCAAATATCTTAGTAATGTAACTTTATCAGCGATGATAATCAACTTGTGCCGTGCGCGAGTGATAGCCACCGTTAACCGCCGTTGATCGTCCAGTATctcgaattctttttttatgttgcacGCGATACTTTTTGTACAAGAGTATAATATAACATCTTTGTCACGTCCCTGATACTGATCTACGGTATTCACTTCAATTTCTTTACCTATAAtctttcttaataaattaatttgagcATTGTAAGGTGCGATAATTCCTATATTTCTAGCGCATACACCCCCTTCAATAAGTACCTGAGTGAGACGCAAAATAACAGCAACTTCCCAAATGTTAGAATACGCTTGATCTGATATAACATCtctattttcaaattctgtgCTTAAATTATAAGTGCTATCGGTATTAAGTACAACGACCGAGTCCTCCAAACTTCTAGAGAGCGTACTTCTTACCCACCGTTCGCAAGACAAAAAGACCTGTTCCATTTTCGAGCCGGTCAATGTCGCGTTCTCCACCTGCTTGCTGCCCGACGTCAATTTATCGCGGTACGTTAAATCATTGGCCAGCTTCATGATTCTTCTGTTCATTCTGTATTgtttcgataaattaatgGTGTTATCGTCGTTATCCAGCCTGACGAACAGAGACTCATCTGCACCGAGTTTCAGAgcggttttatttttaataatcggcgGCAACTGATCTGGATCTCCGACGAGGACGAACTTGCGTGCGCTATATAAAGGTCGCAGTATTGTGGGTTGCATAATTTGCGCACTTTCATCAACCACGCACACGTCGAAGTTCCGTTTCCTGATGAGTGCATGGTACGCACCGTAGCAAGTGACGCCAACGATTCGCTTGCTGTTATAGAAGACCTCCAAATCCTCCGGCGAATCGCAGCTTGCAACCGCGTATTCTTCGCTCTTGCATGTTAACAAGGGATGGATCTGCCTTGTCGAACCTAAACGTAAAAAGTCGATGTTCCGTTCAAGCAGCTTGAGAAGAATATTGTCTATCGCGCTGTGAGTATGTGCAGTTATCAGCACACTGGAACCCAACTCGTGCAACAGTTCTATTAGAGCTACTAACGTTTGCGTTTTTCCTGTGCCCGGCATGCCTTTTATTAGAATGTAATCGTGGGCAGCTACTGCTTTCAGTACCGCTCTCTGCTGAATCTTGTTTAAATCGCTTATAATCTTAGTGCTGGTTGACACTATTGAACGTGATAAATTTTCTACAAACGTAGCCGgttttttatcgataattatgCGTCGAAGCTTAACGCTCGTTTCGTCGTTACTCAACAGACCAGCcacatttgcataattaaacgTAGATAAATCCGAGGAAGAATACTTATCAATGTGGAACGTAGAATGTGCATGCAATCGCATAATATCTTTGTCCAATAGAACTGTAATAATGTCGTGCGAAACATGCGTTATATATCCTGCAGCTATATTAATTCGTGCATCCGTGCTAACAGCAATATAATCATTCTCGGCAAATATACCATGCGTGTTAGTCTCTTCTTCAATGTTAACGCGTGCAAATTTATGTTGGTATCTTTCACCTTTCTTTTTCGGTTTTCCGATAACTTTCAAATTACATATGCACGTCCCCTTTGCCTCCCTCTTTTCGGGACTTGTCGTCCATAAGCTGCTCAAACTGCTATTACTGCTTACATAACTTTCTTCCAGCTGCAACAATGCAATCCACTTCATAATGTAATTCAAATGACTAATATTAAAGTCACTTCGCAATTCTTCAATAAATGCGGATAATGGATGCGATAATGACAAATTTGTATTCTCGTCTTTCATTAAATACGCACAGCATAAAGTCTGATAAGGACATCTACTGCACGCACTGTGATGATTTATCGGCTCAGGTAATTCCATTGTCTTCAAATCTGATTCTAAATTTATGTTCTGCTGATCTGCAGGTTTTTTGGTAAAATAATATGCTAAAGTATTGCGTAGCAATATCAGGTCTCTTTTTTCGTGATGTTTGCTTTTAATTTCCTGCATTACATTTTCCtttagatataataataatccggTATCGATATCTTGATCCCAAAAGCTCATCATCATGAGATAAAGAATAACTTGGCCTTTATGCTCGAAGGAGTGAGAAACTCGTCCAGTTTTCACCTCTAGAGGcatgattctttttttcgaatttatatttacctctGCTGTTACATCTACTCTTCCTTTTATACCCAACTTCGGTATGTAAACGTTTTCCTCGATGTCTTGTATACTATTAATACTtccttgaaaattattttttaaattgcttaTGTGCTGCTGCTTATTACCCTTAATATAATGTTgaataaattcgaaaattCTAGGAGCATACTCCATCATACGTTTTCGGCAATCTACTAGCGATAAATCCGATGCGTAAAGATAACTTATGGTGTCTTtcgattgtaaaatattatccaGCAGTTTTATCACATCAGATagtgcaaaaatattttcttgcagTGCTTTTTGCAACCATTCATGAACTAACGATCCCACAGTCATCACAGAATAATCACCAGACAAATTTGGTAGTGATTCGATCTTCTTAAATTTCTCAGCCAGCACCGCTCGCCTGTTACAAAATAAACCGCTCGTTATTGTCGTGCCTGATATCAGCAAATCGGGCTGAGTTACAATTAAACCATTATTATTATCCACAATCCAATACTGCAGATCTTTCCTTGCTTGTATCGTGACAATATCACTAATCTGAATTTGTATATCTTTCCAAAATCCTGAACATGCAACAGTGTCAATACCTTCAGATGCCAAGTGCTGCACTGTTAAAATAGTGATTGTTGATTCTCGTTTAACATCGCTTATTTTGCATCTTTGTAAAGTGGTAAAATCAATTTCCGGGTGCCACTCTTGATCAACAAAATTATCAAGCTCATCTCCATTCATcattgaagaaaaattttcgaaagattctatttcctttaaatcacataattcaattttttcagACATGGTTGTTTCTACAGCAGACGGAGACAATTCCAAGGTAACAGAATTCAACTCTTGTGTTTTTTTAAGAACATGACTGTCACTGCAAATAACatctgaattatttatatttttaatactggCAGATTTTTGGCAAACATTTACACTctgttcattttttattaaattattttcactgTTATTAAACTTCTGAAGTACAATGttatttttgttctctttGGAATTATAATATGAATcctttaaatcttttaatactGAACTCTCATGtgaattgatattttttaccgTTACAATTAAATGTTCTTTTAACAGCTCTTTGGTCACATTACATTTCCTCTTAACGTTAACTTCGGATTCTTTGTCGAACTCGTtatctctttcctttctttttctttcaatcaAAACTGAAGAGTTTATATTCGATATCTTATCATTATCTACTGCACCTTTTGGAATTTTTGTAAAGAATGACGATATTTTTGTTTGAGATTTGCCAAGATTATTAGCTACAGAAATCTGGAAATAGACAaacacaatttattaaatattataaaataacgttttacacatatttttcgttttacaCTTATAAATTcttaagtattaatttttatcataattatgGATTTTTTACCTTCCTCTGTGATAACTGATGTTTCTTCATGTTTTCGTACAGTGTACTCGAAATAACTTCACATAAATGCCttatatatcatttatttacaatgcTGGCAGCTCGGAGTAGTGCTTGTGTCATATATGATCAGTATTAAATCCCACAAAAATTCGTGACATGTGATTATTGTTCCCGCGCAAACGTTTAGCACGGAGATCGCCATTTTAAAGCGTGTTTTGTTCTCGTCGACTATCACACACGAAATGCACGAGTATATGTACAAAAGAGCTGATTGGTCCATTTTCTTATGTATTCGCCAATACACCAATCGGCTTTCTTATGCGTATGTTATGCAGCTTATGCATTTCGTGTGTGATGACTCTAACTCGCAATACAACGACGGTATGaagagtaaaaatataaagaaaaaagattaaaattagaatccgttcaaaaataaacttttttgttaCTTACTTCAGACTCGGGAGCTGTAAATCGATATCGTGGGAAAAAAATTCAGCTTTTTTATTGGactcaataattataaatttttatttactatatAATTATCagttatcatttaattatcataCTAATACAATGATAACAATCGTCATTTGTTTAAAGAATGTTCGGCGATTGAAGAATGATATAACGGTATTCCTcgtaaagttaaaaagttggcattaataatttgtacaaCGACATAATCGCCAATCTGTATTTGCCTTGTCGCAGTGGAGTGTTGAGCGATGGGAACAGTCGCAGATGGTAGCACAACTTTTATGTTGCCATCGTTTCTACTTTGTAAATTATGATTAGACCTTTTGCTCTCCTGCCAATAgaaaatacatattacataaaatttatcattgccacttttaaaaattaataattacttaaaaatacagcacgattaaattatttgcagaaagtaaaaagatcgacaaacattaaaaaataatttttttttgttttcttgtagtatgtatgtaataaaattataaaaatgccTTACACTTTCCACAAGAACAAGTTGATGCTGCCCTATCTGTGCCCTATTTAATTGTTCTGCCTCCTTTCTGTACAATTCGACCATGCGATACAGACGATCCATCTTCACGTGCGATTCAACGTCATCTGTATAACGTCTGTGTGCTGTAGTTTTCTGAGAAACAGTAAAATACTTgtaattattctaaataattataattagttaacaaattttaatgataactcattaaaacttatttctattttgtatTGTTTGAAAAGATTACGTAGTATAAAAGTACCTCGCGCATGCTATAAGCGTATAAATAAGCAGTATGGTATTTCACTTTTTCTATTAGCGACAACGTTTCCATAAAGTTTTCCTCGGTTTCACCGCAAAATCCAGCTATAAAGTCGCTGGACAAATACACATTTGGAAGAATATCCCGTATATGATACACCAAGTCCAAATATGCTTCCCTGGTGTATCCTCTGCGCATTTTTTCCAGAACCACGGAGTTACCGCTTTGAGCAGGTAAATGAATCTGCTTACAGATGTTCGGTCTTTCGGCTATTAAATGCAATACCTCATCGGGAAAATCCTTGGGATGGGGAGAtgtaaatctaaaaataattatacaggCAATTAATATAGGCagagataaagaaatttttatcgattcgTACCTTATTCTTATTTCcggattaattaaagagaCTTTGTCTAATAAATCGCTAAACCTTAAACCGcccttcttatttttataaactgtTTTAAAGCCTTTAGCGAGATGAGTTTCAGTGTTGGCTGGTAAGACAAATTCCGATTGAGATAAATCTCTGTAGCTATTCACATTTTGTCCTAGAAGAGTTATTTCCTTCACGCCCTGATCTGACAATTGCCGTACTTCGTCAAGTATGCTTTCAATTGGTCgtgatctctctctccctcttgtAAACGGTACGATACAATAAGTACACATGTTATCGCAACCTCTCATTATCGAACTGTAAATCACAAAATTCCATAAAGTTAAatagttaatattattttacgcaaaatataaaatttaattttataaatatctattataCATTACACAAATGCTGCTGTGGAATCTTGGTTGAGTCTAACTGGCGTAACGTCTGCATACGTTTCGTCGAGCGATAACATGACATTAACAGCTGTTTCATTATCCGTTACCGCCAGAAGCCTTGGCAAATCCTTGTAACTATCAGGACCGGCTATTACATCCACAagcttttctctctctaatATTTTTGTCTTCAAGCGTTCAGCCATGCATcctaatataaatattttctcttataAATCAAATCACTTAGTTGAAAATTTCAtgttctattaaatattaattaaactcacCTAAGAGACCAATTTTTACAGGACTCCCAgctattctctttctctggTTCCTCAAACCCCtcaataattctaattttctcCATATTTTCTCCTCAGGATTGTCCCTGATGGAGCAAGTAATGAGTAATACAATATCTGCATCAATTAGAGACTGTGTATGCTTGTAGCCATGCGATTTCAATATCGACCATATTATATCGGTATCGTTCACGTTCATTTGGCAGCCATAAACGTCAAAATACACTAGTATAAacatagtaaaaaaaagtaaaggtaaaatatttaaattatatgaagaaaatatatacatttataatagatatctaaagaaaaaaaaaacctttttgATTTTTGCCACTGATATCTCGTATGTATGGAATAGGCTCCTCGCTGGGAATATCTACGATAGATGGGCTCAAGAAATCTTTTAAAGAAGGTCCGTCTTGAATATTTCTCACTGGTTTCCGTTCTATAATTTGTTCGGTTGCGCCTGCATTAATTGCCGATGCACGACGAGGTATTGTTCCGTGAATTGCACGGCATATTAGAAACCGCTGAGGATCCGTGCATTTCCATTGTATCAAATATCTCTTAAAACAATTTCCGTAATACATCCCCCTCGACATATtggagataaattaaatatatattctcaaataaaaatacgcagacgttaaaaatttataaactaaaCAAGAAGCACTGTGCTGTCGAATATATATTTGACAAATACGCATCGATACCATCCACGTTAATTTCTTGACCAGCTGATATTGTTGTAGGTTAGAAAAACTGGAGTATACTTGAAGCAATTGGAGTGGGAATGCCTAAACTCCgatgttatttataatactagAACAAATcatgcgcacgcttcgcgtgcattattttttGGAAGGTTTCAATTCATACGAAAGTAAGATTTCTctcaattctattttatttctttctctcgatatttatttatcgttttatctacaatataaaacgtaaaaacagGGGTAGGGAGGGAACAGTCCTTTCAATATGAATCTCatctataataattaacactAATACACGCCTTATTTACAATATTCgtatatacaattaataatacacgTGTCGTCGCCGTCAATGTTACATGCGTCGTTAAAAAATAGTAGTTGCAACGTTTATTAACATcctaaataatacatattaaaacgAAGGCGTATAATACAGacctatatacatatatccacTCTCCATGCAAGTGtgttttacaaatttcaataaaagaaCATgctcgttataaattttattttttatataatcgtATAAATTTCTAAGCAATAAAACCATTCACTTCtcaaatagaaaattataacaaattataaatctgTTCTGCTTTCTTTGTCGCCAGCTCAAGGATGTGCGTGAATGTTAGATAGTACAGCAGCAGATTCACAttctttgtattaatatatatatcgtaattCTGTAGTCTCTTTGTAAGCAAAGTCTGTAGCAAACGCCTTACAAATGTCACTATCgacagattttatttattccgcaTCACATTCCGCAACTTTATTgctaaaatacaaaattaaactgtacataattattaaagctaTCACAATAGTGTGTAGATGTATAATCTTGCTTTGGTAAAGCACACTATATGTATTTGacatttaaatttgcaaaaaaaaatagaaaaaaaaagtaaaaaaagaaaaagaactcCATTCGTTTCATTTTAAGTCTCGGTACAATGATAAATTACTACCACCGTtgcgaaaaaaagattaatcaAGGTACTTGACAATCCCAAACATTCTcagtaaatcttttttacacAATCGCACTttagttttatattcatcttttacgttaataattgttcaataattctctatttatttttctttggaGCATATAAGCGTCTAGCATCATTGTCTTTATAAGACTCAGCTAAGCTccgttattataaaataatttacaagatAATTCAACGTACTTTTAACTAATAAATACAGTTTTGACCGTATACTTCCTAATCAGTATTAGACATAA from Cardiocondyla obscurior isolate alpha-2009 linkage group LG19, Cobs3.1, whole genome shotgun sequence includes these protein-coding regions:
- the LOC139110190 gene encoding uncharacterized protein → MGNQVARVGNASQRKVESAVATGAGNANHGTNATIASKNEPDHNSHTQFFPIESLAKTLSHHAYQEEHVNGITKSVFKKYLFPTHPELSEKLFTYLHHNAEATAAYISTTAFKQQAEKFLSVLNDQAILENYIKMYSNIKNGGNVTPDTLRELLMCCYQLAMENNSTNLCLHSQQIINAVVVSCFHGKASLSTSYVSNWIGQHCPRLVHGLQRYVVHVLTTAYRNGKALLSKEQPQLPIDVLTPVLEKSDQEFPQADLLPISYVWLLSCTLPQCYLQTNDSPKDITHALIARRTGSICPRHWTLLYNSGEHGTGANRFLHHVLGYRGPTLLIIRAASAERDEECPTYCVCSAIEWRESHLYWGDEDSMGVQLIPSYKIMEKGPKILYLNTNIRGYPHGLRLGSDPRSPLISIDESFHSVSIAGAPYRIASLEVWGCGDTKLREKQLEIKKWQVKEAEKQRVVKLSSSDWLDHPDRYLLELAGRASYNESNS
- the Dna2 gene encoding DNA replication ATP-dependent helicase/nuclease DNA2 isoform X2 — its product is MSEKIELCDLKEIESFENFSSMMNGDELDNFVDQEWHPEIDFTTLQRCKISDVKRESTITILTVQHLASEGIDTVACSGFWKDIQIQISDIVTIQARKDLQYWIVDNNNGLIVTQPDLLISGTTITSGLFCNRRAVLAEKFKKIESLPNLSGDYSVMTVGSLVHEWLQKALQENIFALSDVIKLLDNILQSKDTISYLYASDLSLVDCRKRMMEYAPRIFEFIQHYIKGNKQQHISNLKNNFQGSINSIQDIEENVYIPKLGIKGRVDVTAEVNINSKKRIMPLEVKTGRVSHSFEHKGQVILYLMMMSFWDQDIDTGLLLYLKENVMQEIKSKHHEKRDLILLRNTLAYYFTKKPADQQNINLESDLKTMELPEPINHHSACSRCPYQTLCCAYLMKDENTNLSLSHPLSAFIEELRSDFNISHLNYIMKWIALLQLEESYVSSNSSLSSLWTTSPEKREAKGTCICNLKVIGKPKKKGERYQHKFARVNIEEETNTHGIFAENDYIAVSTDARINIAAGYITHVSHDIITVLLDKDIMRLHAHSTFHIDKYSSSDLSTFNYANVAGLLSNDETSVKLRRIIIDKKPATFVENLSRSIVSTSTKIISDLNKIQQRAVLKAVAAHDYILIKGMPGTGKTQTLVALIELLHELGSSVLITAHTHSAIDNILLKLLERNIDFLRLGSTRQIHPLLTCKSEEYAVASCDSPEDLEVFYNSKRIVGVTCYGAYHALIRKRNFDVCVVDESAQIMQPTILRPLYSARKFVLVGDPDQLPPIIKNKTALKLGADESLFVRLDNDDNTINLSKQYRMNRRIMKLANDLTYRDKLTSGSKQVENATLTGSKMEQVFLSCERWVRSTLSRSLEDSVVVLNTDSTYNLSTEFENRDVISDQAYSNIWEVAVILRLTQVLIEGGVCARNIGIIAPYNAQINLLRKIIGKEIEVNTVDQYQGRDKDVILYSCTKSIACNIKKEFEILDDQRRLTVAITRARHKLIIIADKVTLLRYLPFKNLFDVIDEKNVINLHDGEEDFNWKSLINGIDN
- the Dna2 gene encoding DNA replication ATP-dependent helicase/nuclease DNA2 isoform X3; its protein translation is MKKHQLSQRKISVANNLGKSQTKISSFFTKIPKGAVDNDKISNINSSVLIERKRKERDNEFDKESEVNVKRKCNVTKELLKEHLIVTVKNINSHESSVLKDLKDSYYNSKENKNNIVLQKFNNSENNLIKNEQSVNVCQKSASIKNINNSDVICSDSHVLKKTQELNSVTLELSPSAVETTMSEKIELCDLKEIESFENFSSMMNGDELDNFVDQEWHPEIDFTTLQRCKISDVKRESTITILTVQHLASEGIDTVACSGFWKDIQIQISDIVTIQARKDLQYWIVDNNNGLIVTQPDLLISGTTITSGLFCNRRAVLAEKFKKIESLPNLSGDYSVMTVGSLVHEWLQKALQENIFALSDVIKLLDNILQSKDTISYLYASDLSLVDCRKRMMEYAPRIFEFIQHYIKGNKQQHISNLKNNFQGSINSIQDIEENVYIPKLGIKGRVDVTAEVNINSKKRIMPLEVKTGRVSHSFEHKGQVILYLMMMSFWDQDIDTGLLLYLKENVMQEIKSKHHEKRDLILLRNTLAYYFTKKPADQQNINLESDLKTMELPEPINHHSACSRCPYQTLCCAYLMKDENTNLSLSHPLSAFIEELRSDFNISHLNYIMKWIALLQLEESYVSSNSSLSSLWTTSPEKREAKGTCICNLKVIGKPKKKGSTRQIHPLLTCKSEEYAVASCDSPEDLEVFYNSKRIVGVTCYGAYHALIRKRNFDVCVVDESAQIMQPTILRPLYSARKFVLVGDPDQLPPIIKNKTALKLGADESLFVRLDNDDNTINLSKQYRMNRRIMKLANDLTYRDKLTSGSKQVENATLTGSKMEQVFLSCERWVRSTLSRSLEDSVVVLNTDSTYNLSTEFENRDVISDQAYSNIWEVAVILRLTQVLIEGGVCARNIGIIAPYNAQINLLRKIIGKEIEVNTVDQYQGRDKDVILYSCTKSIACNIKKEFEILDDQRRLTVAITRARHKLIIIADKVTLLRYLPFKNLFDVIDEKNVINLHDGEEDFNWKSLINGIDN
- the Dna2 gene encoding DNA replication ATP-dependent helicase/nuclease DNA2 isoform X1 encodes the protein MKKHQLSQRKISVANNLGKSQTKISSFFTKIPKGAVDNDKISNINSSVLIERKRKERDNEFDKESEVNVKRKCNVTKELLKEHLIVTVKNINSHESSVLKDLKDSYYNSKENKNNIVLQKFNNSENNLIKNEQSVNVCQKSASIKNINNSDVICSDSHVLKKTQELNSVTLELSPSAVETTMSEKIELCDLKEIESFENFSSMMNGDELDNFVDQEWHPEIDFTTLQRCKISDVKRESTITILTVQHLASEGIDTVACSGFWKDIQIQISDIVTIQARKDLQYWIVDNNNGLIVTQPDLLISGTTITSGLFCNRRAVLAEKFKKIESLPNLSGDYSVMTVGSLVHEWLQKALQENIFALSDVIKLLDNILQSKDTISYLYASDLSLVDCRKRMMEYAPRIFEFIQHYIKGNKQQHISNLKNNFQGSINSIQDIEENVYIPKLGIKGRVDVTAEVNINSKKRIMPLEVKTGRVSHSFEHKGQVILYLMMMSFWDQDIDTGLLLYLKENVMQEIKSKHHEKRDLILLRNTLAYYFTKKPADQQNINLESDLKTMELPEPINHHSACSRCPYQTLCCAYLMKDENTNLSLSHPLSAFIEELRSDFNISHLNYIMKWIALLQLEESYVSSNSSLSSLWTTSPEKREAKGTCICNLKVIGKPKKKGERYQHKFARVNIEEETNTHGIFAENDYIAVSTDARINIAAGYITHVSHDIITVLLDKDIMRLHAHSTFHIDKYSSSDLSTFNYANVAGLLSNDETSVKLRRIIIDKKPATFVENLSRSIVSTSTKIISDLNKIQQRAVLKAVAAHDYILIKGMPGTGKTQTLVALIELLHELGSSVLITAHTHSAIDNILLKLLERNIDFLRLGSTRQIHPLLTCKSEEYAVASCDSPEDLEVFYNSKRIVGVTCYGAYHALIRKRNFDVCVVDESAQIMQPTILRPLYSARKFVLVGDPDQLPPIIKNKTALKLGADESLFVRLDNDDNTINLSKQYRMNRRIMKLANDLTYRDKLTSGSKQVENATLTGSKMEQVFLSCERWVRSTLSRSLEDSVVVLNTDSTYNLSTEFENRDVISDQAYSNIWEVAVILRLTQVLIEGGVCARNIGIIAPYNAQINLLRKIIGKEIEVNTVDQYQGRDKDVILYSCTKSIACNIKKEFEILDDQRRLTVAITRARHKLIIIADKVTLLRYLPFKNLFDVIDEKNVINLHDGEEDFNWKSLINGIDN